One window of Nymphaea colorata isolate Beijing-Zhang1983 chromosome 1, ASM883128v2, whole genome shotgun sequence genomic DNA carries:
- the LOC116245691 gene encoding mini zinc finger protein 2-like yields the protein MPIAGLFHPPSQFQRRPKNATCPLSENQVSQGGPTNGHRLLLPYNNMRSQESQKLNGESPMKKANVSTAKKGVRYRECRKNHAASIGGYAVDGCREFMASGEEGTSGALKCAACSCHRSFHRREAEEESFCDCSSKTTAKK from the coding sequence ATGCCAATAGCTGGTTTATTTCATCCTCCATCTCAATTTCAAAGGAGACCCAAGAACGCAACTTGTCCTTTATCGGAGAATCAGGTTTCTCAGGGCGGACCAACCAACGGCCATAGACTCCTCCTCCCTTATAATAACATGAGGTCTCAAGAATCCCAAAAGCTGAATGGGGAGTCACCGATGAAGAAAGCCAACGTCTCCACTGCTAAGAAGGGAGTCAGGTACAGGGAATGCAGGAAGAATCACGCTGCCAGTATTGGCGGCTATGCGGTTGATGGCTGCAGGGAATTCATGGCTAGTGGGGAGGAAGGAACAAGCGGCGCTCTCAAATGCGCTGCTTGCAGCTGCCACAGGAGTTTCCACAGGCGGGAGGCTGAAGAAGAGAGCTTTTGCGACTGTTCTTCGAAAACTACTGCAAAGAAATGA